One stretch of Scyliorhinus canicula chromosome 7, sScyCan1.1, whole genome shotgun sequence DNA includes these proteins:
- the LOC119969403 gene encoding LOW QUALITY PROTEIN: NADH dehydrogenase [ubiquinone] 1 beta subcomplex subunit 10-like (The sequence of the model RefSeq protein was modified relative to this genomic sequence to represent the inferred CDS: deleted 2 bases in 2 codons) translates to MPDDWDKDQQSASRTPAVDRKTGLHNPTVIVGKLFYYSVDLLVTTFREWVERQREKNKFYYYHQHVRHVPDITDCQLGDYLCYYEAEMQQRRDYKFDQEIMGILQERLRACQQREGNNYVQNCAKELEQFKLGAKGYQSRYGDLGAYGSARRCLMKQKHRMIEEREKAASEA, encoded by the exons ATGCCGGATGATTGGGACAAGGACCAGCAGTCGGCCAGCCGGACCCCGGCAGTGGACAGGAAAACTGGCCTCCACAACCCCACGGTCATTGTCGGCAAACTTTTCTATTACTCGGTGGATTTGCTGGTTACGACCTTCAGAGAATGGGTGGAACGCCAGCGGGAAAAGAACAAATTCTATTATTACCATCAGCATGTCAGACACGTGCCGGATATAACTGACTGCCAATTGGGTGACTACCTTTGCTACTACGAGGCAGAGATGCAGCAGAGA AGAGATTACAAGTTTGATCAGGAAATT ATGGGAATTCTTCAGGAGCGACTAAGGGCCTGTCAGCAGAGGGAAGGTAACAACTACGTACAGAACTGTGCTAAGGAGTTGGAGCAGTTCAAGCTGGGAGCAAAAGGCTACCAATCAAGATATGGTGATCTGGGAGCTTATGGCAGTGCAAGACGATGTCTAATGAAACAAAAACATCGGATgattgaggagagagagaaagcagcatCTGAAGCCTAA